Below is a window of Geomonas oryzisoli DNA.
ATCTGCGCGTTCCAATCGTGCGGCCCCAGTTCCTCCTCGATGATGCGGAACGACTCCGCCTCGATTTCCTCGGGGCGCAGGTGCACCGACATCAGTGCCACCTCTGCTCGGTAAGGCTCTCCGCGACGCGCTCGACCACGACCTCGGCCAGCTTGTCGTGCACGCCCAGGTGTTTGCCGAGCACCATCTCCACGCCCGGGTGGCGTTTGCGCGCCTCCTCCAGTTCCTCGGGGAGGTCCTCCAGGACGTGGGCCCCCATGTAGAGGAAGTAAGGAACGAGCAGGATCCGCTGCGCCCCCTGTGCCACGCAGGCGTCCACACCCTGCTGGATATTGGGGAGGTGCTGTTCGCGGAAGGAGACCTCTACGATCTCGAACTGCGTCATCTTCTTAACCCGTTTAGCGATCTCGTGCACCGCGTTATTCGCCTCGGCGATCCTGCTGCCGTGAGCCATAAGCAACAAAGCTGTCTTCATACACACCTCAAAAACCGTTCAACGTTCTACGTTCAACGTTCGATTTATCGCTTCAGTTTTTTGCTACCGTACCTTGACTTGCCAACGTGCTGTCCCCGGTCCGTTCCACTTCCACACATGCCGTCACCGGCCCGAAGCCATCGACACGTGCCCGGCTCGAACGTTGAACGTTGAACCTTGAACGGTTTCTGCCGTTAGCTCCACCCCTTCTGGTACTCGCGGACCAGCTTCTCCACCGCGCGCTTGGCGGGCGCCTTCCAGGGGCCTACGGCGGCGAGAACCAGGTTCTTCGGGGCGAACAGGGCATGGGCCATGTGCAGCAGCTCTTGCGCACCCACCGCGGCCGCCTCGGCCCGGTCCTCTTCGATGGTCCTCTCCAGGGACATCAGCTCGCCCCAGCCGTAACGGACCTGCATTTCGTAGGTGGAATCGGCGCTGTACTCGAGATCGTAGAAGTATCCTTCCTTGACCCGTGCCAGCTCCGCCTCCCCGACTTCCTCGAAAGCGAGACTCTTCACCTCGCGCAACACCTCGGAGACTGCCAGCACTAAATTCTCCGGTGCGGTGGAGAGCTCTATGGCGAAAGCCCCCGTCTCCTCGTAGGCGGACAAGGAAGCATCCACGGAATAGACGATGCCCAGTTTCTCCCTCAGCGACAGGTGCAGACGCGAACTGCCGCCGCCGGAAAGGATGCGCCGCATCAGCCGAAGCCCCATCAACCGCTTGTCATGGCGGGCAAAACCGCGGAAGGCGATCTGCAGGTTCACCTGGCTGTCCGAGTCCTTGACGAACACCGCACGCGGCTCCTGCTGCACCTGGTTGGCCGGGACGGGCGGGATGGCGCTGCCGCCGCTCCAGCCGGCAAAGAACCTTTCGCAGGCGGCGAAGAACTGCTCCGAATTGTGCCTTCCGGCTGCGACAATGAGTGCGTTGCCGGGAACATAGTGGTCGGCGAGATAGCGGCGCAGGTCGTCTTCGGTGACCCCCTTGATGCTCTCCAGGTAGCCGATGGTGGGGGTGCCGAGCGGATGGTCCGGCCACAAGAGCCTGCTGCAGAGGTTACTGGTGTTGGTCTCCTCGCCGCGCTCGTTGATGTCCTCCAGCGCCTCCTCGGTGATGATCCGCTTCTCTATTTCCAGCCCTTCCAGGGTCGGGGTCAAAAGCATCGAGGAGAAAAGACGAATTCCCTCAGCGATCTGGCCGGGATGGACGCGGGAGAAGTAGCAGGTGGTCTCCTCGTCGGTCGCCGCGTTGACGTTGCCGCCGATGGCCTCGAAGGCGATCTCAAGCTCCAGGTTGGAAGCGAACTCGCTGGAGCCGCGGAAGAGCATGTGCTCCAGGAAATGGGAGATGCCGGCCTTGCCGGGGGTGTCGTTGCGGCCTCCCGCTTTTATGTAGATGGCAATCTCCGCGCTGTGCAGATGCGGCATCTCGACTGAAACGAGGCGCAGTCCGTTGGGGAGAACCTTCTTGGTACAGCTGAGCATCAAACCTCCGTACTTCAGAGTGCCGCCCCCGCCAGGGTGAGCCAGGCGACCGCCGCGTAACGCGCCAGCTTGCCGGTCAGAACCAGGAGGGAAAAGCGGATGAAACCGACCTGCAGTACGCCGCCGACCAGACAGAGCGGGTCGCCGATCACCGGCAGGAAGCTCAACAGAAGCGACCACGAGCCGAAGCGATCATAGAACCGCTCCGCCTTCTGCGTGGTCTGCTCGTCCATGCGCAGCACCCGACGCCTCAGGAAGTCGCCGCCATAGAGGCCGATCCAGTAGGTGCTGAGCGCTCCGAGGTAATTGCCGGCGGTGGCGACGAGGACCACGGCGACGGGATTTTCCCGCCCGATCAACAGCGCCACGACCAGCCACTCGGAGCCGAGCGGCAGCAGGGTGGCTGCCAGGAAACTCAGCAGAAACAGGGAGTAAAACCCGTAATTGACCAGCCACTCATGCATTCCGGTCAAATTAGCGGAAAGGGTGGTGATTGTCAAACAACATTGAATTAATTCGGGACTAAGTAAGTGCCGATACGGGCGGCGTGTCACAGGGGACGAGCAGGGGCAACTTTTTTGTTGACATTAGAGCGTGCGGGTAGCATAAACGCTGTCATGATCAACACCGGCTACTTTACCTTTACTAACTTTTACTTTTGGTACGGCTTTTATTTTAGGCCGTCGCCCCGGGTAGAGGTGTAATTTAGGTAGCAGGTACTAAATTCCGAACCGAAGCCGGGGTGGCAGGATTCTCCTCCCCCTTACGGTTCGGATAGCAGATTACCAGAACATCATACTAAGGGCCGGGGGAGCAATCCTTCCGGCCCTTTCGCTTTCGGGGACCAAAAGGAGCGTGAGTATGATCGTGGTAATGAAGGCAGGAGCGGCAAAGAAGGAACGGGACGCGGTAACGAAGAGGATCAAGGAGCTCGGCTACACCCCGCACATCATCCGGGGCACCACCCGCGACGTGATCGGTGCGGTCGGCGACGAGCGGGGCAAGAGCGTGCTGCAGTCGCTCGAATCGATGCAGGGCGTCGAGAGCGTGGTCCCCATCCTGCAGCCCTACAAACTGGCCTCCAAGGAAGTGAAGAAAGAGCCGAGTGTCGTGCGCATCTCCGACACCCTCGCCATCGGCGGCAAGGAACTGGTAGTCATGGCCGGCCCCTGTTCGGTGGAGAGCGAGGAGCAGATCATCGAATCCGCCAAGGCCGTCAAGGCCGCCGGTGCCCAGATGCTCAGGGGGGGCGCCTTCAAACCCCGCACCTCCCCCTACTCCTTCCAGGGTCTTGAAGAAGAAGGCCTCAAACTTCTCGCCAAGGCCCGCGACCTCACCGGCCTCCCCTTCGTCACCGAAGTCATCGATCCCGAAACCGTCGACCTGGTCGCCTCCTACTCCGACATGCTTCAGATCGGTGCGCGCAACGCGCAGAACTTCGCCCTCTTGAAGAAAGTCGGGCAGATCAACAAGCCGATCCTGTTGAAGCGCGGCATGTCCATGACCATCCAGGAATTCCTGATGAGCGCCGAGTACATCATGAGTGAGGGGAACCAGTCGGTGATCCTGTGCGAGCGCGGCATCAGGACCTTCGAGACCGCCACCAGGAACACCCTCGACCTCTCCGCCATCCCGGTTCTGAAGAACAAGACCCATCTCCCGATCGTCATCGATCCCTCCCACGGCACCGGCAACTACCACTACATCGCGCCGATGTCCTATGCCGCGGTTGCCGCAGGCGCCGATGGTCTGATCATCGAAGTGCATCCCGATCCCGAGAAGGCGTCCTCGGACGGGCCGCAGTCTTTGAAGCCGAAGAAGTTCCAGGCACTGATGGACCGTCTGAAACTGTTCGCGGAGGCGGCGGATAAGACGCTGTAAAGCAGAGGCAGGGGCTAGGCACTGGGGGGCGGGAAGATAATTCCCTCCCCCGGAGGGGGAGGGTCAGGGAGGGGGCGCTTAGCGACTCTTTCAGGCTATCCCCCCTCCCAACCTCCCCCCTCCGGGGGGAGGAGCGCTGCCAGTTCATCAACTAGCAGTGGCAACGACTGGCACCGCATACATTTTAAGGTATGCTCTCCGGGTACTTGCACTGGAGGAGGTGAATCATGCCCGTCCTGCGTCCCTTGCTGATCCTTCTGTTTCTTGTCGCCATCGCTGCCGCACCGTCCGAGGGCGCCCGGCGCGGTGTCCCCGCACGCGACGCCGCATCCGCCGGTGAACAGGAGGTGCTGAAGGACTTCGAGGCCATCCTCGACCTCTGGCGCGACGGCAGGTACGAGGAACTTTACCAGCGCACCAGCGGCGGCAAAGACGGCAAAGAGAAGTTCGCGAACCGCCTCGCCTCCGCACCGCGCAAGCCCGCCTGTTGCTGGGAGAAGATCCAGGAGCCCAGGGTCTCGCTGAAAAGTGGCAAAAGCGCCGTCGTGCAGGCACGCCTCGGCTTCGAGGTCAGCACACCCGGCACCGAATTCGTTACCAAGTCCATCCATCTCAAGCGGGAAGGTTCCGGTTGGAGCATAGCCCAGTCCGATCTCTACTCGTTAGCGGATCTCACCAGCAAGAAGCGCAGGTACAAGTACCTCCCCATCCAGCCCAAGAAGTAGCCCTCCCCGGAGGAGGGGACTGGCTCCGCCAGGTGCCTGTCCCCTTAGTGTTTGGGAAGCTGGCTAAGCTGAAATGAGCTCCGCAAGAGGGACAGGCACCTAACGGAGCCAGCCCCTTCTGCCATGCACGTGACCTAACGTCCCCCCCTTTTGCGAAGGGGGGACAGGGGGGATTTGAGCCCCTGCCCGTTGCCCCTTGACCCGTGCCCCCCCTTCCGGTACTCTAGGCAGATGTCATTAAAATCAAACGCCGTCGTTACCAATAAACCCGAACTACTCTCACCCGCAGGCTCGCTGGAAGCCTTTTTCGCCGCCATGGAGAACGGCGCCGACGCGGTCTACGCCGGTTTGCGTGACTTCTCCGCGCGCGCCAAGGCGAAGAACTTCACCCTCTCCCAGATGGAGCGCATGACCGCCTATGCCCACGCCCACGGCAGGAAGGTCTACGTCACCCTCAACACCCTCGTCAAAGAAAACGAGCTGCCGCTGTTGGTCGACAACCTGGCCGCCCTGGAGGCGATGCGGGTGGACGGCGTGATCCTGCAGGACATGGCGGTGGCGCGCCTGGCGCGGGAATTCTTCCCGGGCATTCCGCTGCACGCATCCACGCAGATGACCATCCACAACTCGCTGGGTGTGCGCCAGCTCGAGGAGCTCGGTTTCGAACGCGTGGTGCTGGCCCGCGAGCTGCACATCGACGAGATAAAGTCGATCGTGGCGTCAAGCCGCGCCGAGATCGAGTGCTTCATCCACGGCGCCCTCTGCTTCTCCATTTCCGGCCAATGCTTCTTCTCCTCGTTCCTGGGCGGACACAGCGGCAACCGCGGGCGCTGCGCGCAGCCCTGCCGCCGCCAGTACAAGCATAAGGGAAAGGAAGGGTACTACCTCTCCACCAACGACTTCTCCAGCATCGAGATGATCCCGCAGCTCATCGAGGCGGGCGTCCATTCCCTGAAGATCGAGGGGCGGATGAAATCGGCGGAGTACGTCGCGAGCGTCATCGGCGCCTACCGCATGGTACTCGACGCGGCGCCGGGCGAGCATGCGGCCAAGGTGGCCCAAGCCAAGGAGCTCCTGAAACTCTCCTTCGGGCGGGTGCCGACCAAGGGCTTCCTCGCCTCGCACAACCCGACCGACATCTCCACCCCCTCCATCAAGGGAGCGACCGGACGCTACCTCGGCGACATCAGGGAGATCCGCGGCAACCGGATCAGCTTCGACACCAAGGACGCGCTGCACGTCGGCGATCGCATCCGGGTCCAGCCCAAGAGCGACATGGCCGGCCGCGCCTTCACCATCAAGGAGCTCTACCTGGGCGGCAAGAAGATTATGAACGCCAAGGCGAACACCCTGGTGTCGACGCCTTCTCCCTTCCCGTTCAAGCTGGGCGACTCGGTGTTCAAGGTCTCTTCCGAGACCGCTTTCACCATGAGCGAGAACGCCTGCCTGAGGCGGCTGGAAGGGGTGAAGGGAGGCAGCATCCCCTGCCGGCTCACCCTCTCCTACCAGGACCAGAAGCTGAAGATCGACGCCAAGGTGCTCGGCTGCGACCTCACCACCGAATTCGAACTGGGCGAATTGGAGCCCTCGCGCACCAGCGATATGGAGGGTGTGCTGCGCGCGCAGTTCTCCAAAAGCGGCGACACCCAGTTCACCCTGGCCTCGCTGTCGGCCCCGGACTTCCCCGCGCTGATGATCCCTCCCCCCGTCCTCAAGGA
It encodes the following:
- a CDS encoding sirohydrochlorin chelatase — its product is MKTALLLMAHGSRIAEANNAVHEIAKRVKKMTQFEIVEVSFREQHLPNIQQGVDACVAQGAQRILLVPYFLYMGAHVLEDLPEELEEARKRHPGVEMVLGKHLGVHDKLAEVVVERVAESLTEQRWH
- the aroF gene encoding 3-deoxy-7-phosphoheptulonate synthase: MIVVMKAGAAKKERDAVTKRIKELGYTPHIIRGTTRDVIGAVGDERGKSVLQSLESMQGVESVVPILQPYKLASKEVKKEPSVVRISDTLAIGGKELVVMAGPCSVESEEQIIESAKAVKAAGAQMLRGGAFKPRTSPYSFQGLEEEGLKLLAKARDLTGLPFVTEVIDPETVDLVASYSDMLQIGARNAQNFALLKKVGQINKPILLKRGMSMTIQEFLMSAEYIMSEGNQSVILCERGIRTFETATRNTLDLSAIPVLKNKTHLPIVIDPSHGTGNYHYIAPMSYAAVAAGADGLIIEVHPDPEKASSDGPQSLKPKKFQALMDRLKLFAEAADKTL
- a CDS encoding M16 family metallopeptidase, with protein sequence MLSCTKKVLPNGLRLVSVEMPHLHSAEIAIYIKAGGRNDTPGKAGISHFLEHMLFRGSSEFASNLELEIAFEAIGGNVNAATDEETTCYFSRVHPGQIAEGIRLFSSMLLTPTLEGLEIEKRIITEEALEDINERGEETNTSNLCSRLLWPDHPLGTPTIGYLESIKGVTEDDLRRYLADHYVPGNALIVAAGRHNSEQFFAACERFFAGWSGGSAIPPVPANQVQQEPRAVFVKDSDSQVNLQIAFRGFARHDKRLMGLRLMRRILSGGGSSRLHLSLREKLGIVYSVDASLSAYEETGAFAIELSTAPENLVLAVSEVLREVKSLAFEEVGEAELARVKEGYFYDLEYSADSTYEMQVRYGWGELMSLERTIEEDRAEAAAVGAQELLHMAHALFAPKNLVLAAVGPWKAPAKRAVEKLVREYQKGWS
- a CDS encoding YqaA family protein yields the protein MHEWLVNYGFYSLFLLSFLAATLLPLGSEWLVVALLIGRENPVAVVLVATAGNYLGALSTYWIGLYGGDFLRRRVLRMDEQTTQKAERFYDRFGSWSLLLSFLPVIGDPLCLVGGVLQVGFIRFSLLVLTGKLARYAAVAWLTLAGAAL
- a CDS encoding peptidase U32 family protein, with product MSLKSNAVVTNKPELLSPAGSLEAFFAAMENGADAVYAGLRDFSARAKAKNFTLSQMERMTAYAHAHGRKVYVTLNTLVKENELPLLVDNLAALEAMRVDGVILQDMAVARLAREFFPGIPLHASTQMTIHNSLGVRQLEELGFERVVLARELHIDEIKSIVASSRAEIECFIHGALCFSISGQCFFSSFLGGHSGNRGRCAQPCRRQYKHKGKEGYYLSTNDFSSIEMIPQLIEAGVHSLKIEGRMKSAEYVASVIGAYRMVLDAAPGEHAAKVAQAKELLKLSFGRVPTKGFLASHNPTDISTPSIKGATGRYLGDIREIRGNRISFDTKDALHVGDRIRVQPKSDMAGRAFTIKELYLGGKKIMNAKANTLVSTPSPFPFKLGDSVFKVSSETAFTMSENACLRRLEGVKGGSIPCRLTLSYQDQKLKIDAKVLGCDLTTEFELGELEPSRTSDMEGVLRAQFSKSGDTQFTLASLSAPDFPALMIPPPVLKDIRRRFYAWLAEQSLGALKDRSAQNRDKALAALVGKRTAPFRGKEELAVKLEHVKDWHELHRDLVDTVILPVSKANLHQFGPFARKLKGSEHKVIWQLPFIIFEADLPFYRDAVQGILQAGFKRFELTNLSQFQFFKGTDAELNTDYRLFSLNSQALLSWQELGVSRATLYIEDDRANLAQLLASDLKIERGVLLYAPVPVITSKIAIKDMKGDAPLASDRGDLYSVKVKDHLTVVSAQTPFALTQYRNDLRGLGCGKFLLDLSGLQQQERDRVLEAFRKGIAVPGASEFNFSTGLV